In one window of Streptomyces griseus subsp. griseus DNA:
- a CDS encoding polyprenyl synthetase family protein, with translation MTVVGPFGLHVRDQALEADVQTGLAAVEAGLLEATKSDVPFITEAAQHLVRAGGKRFRPLLVMLASQFGDPDAPGVVPSAVVVELTHLATLYHDDVMDEADVRRGVESANTRWGNSVAVLTGDFLFARASHILADLGPEAVRIQAEAFERLVTGQILETAGPRDGRDPVDHYLDVLSGKTGSLVAVSGRFGALMAGADERTVDILTQYGERLGIAFQLADDVLDIASDTHESGKTPGTDLREGIPTLPVLRLRAQAAADGKPDDLELVELLDGDLSDDGTLAEALRRLRAHPALEQARQDTVRYAQEARATLAPLPEGYAKSALEELCDAVVHRAG, from the coding sequence GTGACCGTCGTCGGGCCGTTCGGACTGCACGTGCGGGACCAGGCTCTTGAGGCCGACGTCCAGACGGGCCTGGCCGCTGTCGAAGCAGGGCTCCTCGAAGCCACCAAGAGTGATGTGCCCTTCATCACGGAGGCCGCCCAGCACCTGGTGCGGGCGGGGGGCAAGCGGTTCCGCCCGTTGCTGGTCATGCTCGCGTCACAGTTCGGCGACCCGGACGCGCCGGGTGTCGTCCCCTCGGCCGTCGTCGTGGAGCTGACCCACCTGGCCACGCTGTACCACGACGACGTGATGGACGAGGCCGACGTACGCCGCGGGGTGGAGAGCGCCAACACCCGCTGGGGCAACTCGGTGGCCGTCCTCACCGGCGACTTCCTGTTCGCCCGCGCCTCGCACATCCTGGCCGACCTCGGCCCCGAGGCCGTACGCATCCAGGCCGAGGCGTTCGAGCGGCTCGTCACCGGCCAGATCCTGGAGACCGCGGGCCCGCGCGACGGGCGCGACCCGGTCGACCACTACCTTGACGTGCTCAGCGGCAAGACCGGCTCGCTGGTCGCCGTCTCCGGCCGGTTCGGTGCCCTGATGGCCGGGGCCGACGAGCGCACCGTGGACATCCTCACGCAGTACGGGGAGCGGCTCGGCATCGCCTTCCAGCTCGCCGACGACGTACTCGACATCGCATCGGACACCCACGAGTCCGGCAAGACCCCCGGCACCGACCTGCGCGAAGGTATCCCCACCCTCCCGGTGCTGCGGCTGCGCGCCCAGGCGGCGGCCGACGGCAAGCCCGACGACCTGGAGCTGGTGGAGCTGCTCGACGGCGACCTCAGCGACGACGGCACCCTCGCCGAGGCGCTGCGCCGGCTGCGCGCCCACCCGGCGCTGGAGCAGGCCCGCCAGGACACCGTCCGCTACGCCCAGGAGGCGCGCGCCACGCTGGCGCCGCTGCCCGAGGGGTATGCGAAGTCCGCGCTGGAGGAGCTCTGCGACGCCGTGGTGCACCGCGCGGGCTGA
- a CDS encoding LolA family protein, whose product MAPNDSAETTGEATGTVVGRRKAARYIVPVAVAGVAAATIGLVPALANAGDPDLPKISAQELIEKIAASDEEQLSGTFKISTDLGLPLDGLAGSFLPGADGDGKGAGTAAPQDKLMELTSGTHTLRVAVDGPEKQRLSILGKASEYSVIHNQGEVWAYDSKSDEVYHAEAPEGADAGKGASKAPKDLSATPKDFAEQALAAVGDTTSVTVDGTAQVAGRDAYQLVIKPKQDGSTVGSVRIAVDAENGVPLKFTLSAASGGKAVVDAGFTKVDFAKPAASSFDFTPPKGAKVTEADELETGKDEKGAARKALPEQFSGQIPGLEGLADSEGVNVIGKGWTSVAAIEIPGGKGLPTAGSGDVPAEAQGFLDALGDKVTGKFGSGTVFKTRLVNALVTDDGKVYVGAVTKDALVRAADGAK is encoded by the coding sequence ATGGCACCGAACGACAGCGCGGAGACCACCGGCGAGGCCACGGGCACTGTCGTGGGCCGCCGGAAGGCGGCGCGCTACATCGTCCCCGTCGCGGTCGCGGGAGTGGCGGCCGCGACCATCGGGCTCGTCCCGGCACTCGCCAACGCCGGCGACCCGGACCTGCCGAAGATCAGCGCACAGGAACTCATCGAGAAGATCGCCGCTTCCGACGAGGAGCAGCTCTCCGGAACCTTCAAGATCAGCACGGACCTCGGTCTGCCTCTCGACGGCCTCGCGGGCTCGTTCCTGCCCGGCGCCGACGGCGACGGCAAGGGCGCGGGCACCGCCGCACCGCAGGACAAGCTCATGGAGCTGACGTCCGGCACGCACACACTGCGGGTGGCCGTCGACGGCCCGGAGAAGCAGCGGCTCTCCATCCTCGGCAAGGCCTCCGAGTACAGCGTCATCCACAACCAGGGCGAGGTCTGGGCGTACGACTCGAAGTCCGACGAGGTCTACCACGCCGAGGCGCCCGAGGGCGCGGACGCCGGGAAGGGTGCCTCGAAGGCGCCCAAGGACCTGTCGGCCACCCCGAAGGACTTCGCCGAGCAGGCGCTCGCGGCGGTCGGCGACACCACGTCGGTCACCGTGGACGGCACCGCGCAGGTGGCGGGCCGTGACGCGTACCAGCTGGTCATCAAGCCGAAGCAGGACGGCTCCACGGTCGGTTCGGTACGGATCGCGGTGGACGCCGAGAACGGCGTACCGCTGAAGTTCACGCTGTCCGCGGCGAGCGGCGGCAAGGCCGTGGTCGACGCGGGCTTCACCAAGGTGGACTTCGCCAAGCCCGCCGCCTCCTCGTTCGACTTCACCCCGCCCAAGGGCGCCAAGGTGACGGAGGCCGACGAGCTGGAGACCGGCAAGGACGAGAAGGGTGCGGCGCGCAAGGCGCTCCCGGAGCAGTTCTCCGGGCAGATCCCCGGCCTGGAGGGGCTGGCGGACTCCGAGGGCGTCAACGTCATCGGCAAGGGCTGGACGTCGGTCGCCGCCATCGAGATCCCCGGCGGCAAGGGCCTGCCCACGGCGGGCTCGGGCGACGTCCCGGCCGAGGCCCAGGGCTTCCTGGACGCGCTCGGCGACAAGGTCACCGGGAAGTTCGGCTCGGGCACGGTCTTCAAGACCCGCCTCGTCAACGCCCTGGTGACGGACGACGGCAAGGTATATGTCGGTGCGGTGACGAAGGACGCGCTGGTACGGGCGGCCGACGGCGCCAAGTAG
- a CDS encoding ABC transporter ATP-binding protein has product MTDTAAAPPRTDPGPTAPVIETRGLTKRYRGGQPAVDGLDLTVPGGSVFGFLGPNGSGKTTTIRMLMGLIDPTSGTASVLGRPMPQAARTVLPEVGALIEGPALYGYLSGRDNLLRYDRADPTADPRTRRARVAHALDRVGLAAASGKKAKAYSLGMKQRLGLAAALLRPRRLLVLDEPTNGLDPQGMREIRSLVRELAAEGTTVFLSSHLLDEIEQVCTHAAVMARGRLLAQGPVAELAARTRGRLAVTTPDAAEAARILDGHGLTGLSVAGDRLTADAPPATVDLADLNAALVGGGVRVRWFGIEGGSLEDAFVALTGEGFDVAG; this is encoded by the coding sequence ATGACGGACACAGCGGCGGCCCCGCCGCGCACGGACCCGGGCCCCACCGCCCCCGTGATCGAGACGCGCGGCCTCACCAAGCGCTACCGAGGCGGTCAGCCCGCGGTCGACGGCCTCGACCTCACCGTTCCCGGCGGCAGCGTCTTCGGCTTCCTCGGCCCCAACGGCTCCGGCAAGACCACCACCATCCGGATGCTCATGGGCCTCATCGACCCCACCTCCGGCACGGCCAGCGTCCTCGGCCGCCCCATGCCCCAGGCCGCCCGTACGGTCCTCCCGGAGGTCGGCGCGCTGATCGAGGGGCCCGCGCTGTACGGCTACCTGAGCGGCCGGGACAACCTTCTCCGGTACGACCGGGCCGACCCCACCGCCGACCCGCGCACCCGCCGGGCCCGCGTCGCGCACGCCCTGGACCGGGTCGGCCTCGCCGCCGCTTCGGGCAAGAAGGCGAAGGCGTACTCCCTCGGCATGAAACAGCGCCTCGGGCTCGCCGCCGCCCTGCTGCGGCCCCGCCGCCTGCTCGTCCTGGACGAGCCGACCAACGGCCTCGACCCGCAGGGCATGCGGGAGATCCGCTCCCTGGTCCGGGAGCTGGCGGCCGAGGGGACCACGGTGTTCCTCTCCTCGCACCTGCTGGACGAGATCGAACAGGTCTGTACGCACGCGGCGGTGATGGCCCGTGGCCGGCTGCTGGCCCAGGGCCCGGTCGCCGAACTCGCCGCGCGGACCCGTGGCCGGCTCGCCGTCACGACCCCGGATGCGGCCGAGGCCGCCCGCATCCTCGACGGGCACGGCCTCACCGGCCTGAGCGTGGCGGGCGACCGGCTGACGGCCGATGCCCCGCCCGCCACCGTGGACCTCGCGGACCTCAACGCGGCGCTGGTGGGCGGCGGGGTGCGGGTGCGGTGGTTCGGGATCGAGGGCGGGTCGCTGGAGGACGCGTTCGTGGCACTGACGGGAGAGGGATTCGATGTCGCAGGCTGA
- a CDS encoding ABC transporter permease, which yields MSQAEAPTAPESTGPHPRNRRNPLWTLGILRSEILTTMLRRHRTYALLAVLAAVPVLIGIAVRIETGGGGGSGGGPDGAGGPAFLTQVTNNGLFLVFAALAATLPVFLPMAVGVVAGDAIAGEASAGTLRYLLVAPAGRTRLLLAKYVSVLTFCLVATFVVAASALVVGALLFPVGEVTTISGTRISFGEGLVRAGLTAAVVAASLAGFAALGLFVSTLTNSGIAAMAATVGLLITVQILDSIPQLSAVHPYLFPHYWMSFADVLREPVHWEELSRNFQLQGLYVAVFGSAAWARFTAKDITA from the coding sequence ATGTCGCAGGCTGAGGCCCCCACGGCTCCGGAGAGCACCGGGCCCCACCCCCGCAACCGCCGCAACCCCCTCTGGACCCTCGGAATCCTCCGCTCCGAGATCCTCACCACCATGCTCCGCCGCCACCGCACCTACGCGCTCCTCGCGGTGCTCGCCGCCGTCCCCGTACTCATCGGGATCGCGGTCCGCATCGAGACGGGTGGCGGCGGAGGCTCCGGGGGCGGGCCGGACGGCGCGGGAGGTCCGGCGTTCCTCACGCAGGTCACCAACAACGGCCTCTTCCTCGTCTTCGCCGCCCTCGCCGCCACGCTCCCGGTCTTCCTCCCGATGGCCGTCGGGGTGGTCGCGGGCGACGCAATCGCGGGTGAGGCGAGCGCCGGAACCCTGCGCTATCTGCTGGTCGCTCCGGCGGGTCGGACCCGGCTGCTTCTGGCCAAATACGTCTCGGTCCTCACCTTCTGCCTGGTCGCGACCTTCGTGGTGGCGGCCTCGGCGCTGGTGGTGGGGGCGCTGCTCTTCCCGGTGGGGGAGGTCACGACGATCTCCGGTACGCGGATCAGCTTCGGCGAGGGTCTGGTACGGGCCGGGCTGACGGCGGCGGTCGTGGCGGCGTCGCTGGCGGGGTTCGCGGCGCTCGGGCTGTTCGTCTCGACGCTGACCAACAGCGGGATCGCGGCGATGGCGGCGACGGTCGGGCTGCTGATCACGGTGCAGATCCTGGACAGCATCCCGCAGCTGAGCGCCGTCCACCCCTATCTGTTCCCGCACTACTGGATGTCGTTCGCGGACGTCCTGCGGGAGCCGGTCCACTGGGAGGAGCTGAGCCGGAACTTCCAGCTCCAGGGCCTGTACGTGGCGGTGTTCGGCTCGGCGGCCTGGGCCCGCTTCACGGCGAAGGACATCACGGCCTGA
- a CDS encoding TetR/AcrR family transcriptional regulator — MITPPSSLRRSERARRATLRAALDLCTEKGYGRVTIEAIAARAGVSKKTIYRWWPSKGAVLLEAFTDALVDATPFVDTGDIGADLRTHVAGAVKLLTVPPFGPAYAGILSELHHDDVLAQALRDQLVDPRVEEAVARLRSAQAQGQIPPGANLPLAVEMLYGPVYYRHVLRKPVQDEQTIADLVAHVLRALGAPGY, encoded by the coding sequence ATGATCACACCGCCCAGTAGCCTGCGCCGCAGCGAGAGGGCGCGCCGCGCGACGCTGCGGGCCGCCCTCGATCTCTGTACGGAGAAGGGGTACGGGCGCGTGACGATAGAGGCCATCGCGGCCCGCGCCGGGGTGAGCAAGAAGACGATCTACCGCTGGTGGCCGTCAAAAGGGGCGGTCCTGCTGGAGGCGTTCACGGACGCCCTGGTGGACGCCACGCCGTTCGTGGACACGGGCGACATCGGTGCCGACCTGCGCACCCACGTGGCGGGCGCGGTCAAGCTGCTCACCGTGCCGCCCTTCGGCCCGGCCTACGCGGGCATCCTCTCCGAACTCCACCACGACGACGTCCTCGCCCAGGCGCTGAGGGACCAGTTGGTCGACCCACGCGTCGAGGAGGCGGTGGCCCGGCTGCGCAGCGCCCAGGCCCAGGGCCAGATCCCGCCCGGCGCGAACCTCCCGCTGGCCGTGGAGATGCTGTACGGCCCCGTCTACTACCGCCATGTCCTGCGCAAGCCGGTCCAGGACGAGCAGACGATCGCCGACCTCGTGGCCCATGTGCTGCGGGCGCTGGGGGCACCGGGGTACTGA
- a CDS encoding cold-shock protein, whose product MRGTVRSWDDESGWGVLVSPEVPGEVWTHFSAVRTPDPDAFASLDPGETVLFTWEEAEQDGYSYRALRVQQPGDPGTGWDDAEDEDEDDEEADVDALSDVRIEFDSGS is encoded by the coding sequence GTGCGCGGCACCGTCCGTTCCTGGGACGACGAATCCGGCTGGGGCGTCCTGGTCTCGCCCGAGGTCCCGGGCGAGGTCTGGACCCACTTCTCGGCCGTCCGTACACCGGACCCGGATGCGTTCGCCTCCCTGGACCCCGGCGAGACCGTCCTCTTCACCTGGGAGGAGGCCGAACAGGACGGCTACTCCTATCGCGCACTGCGGGTACAGCAGCCCGGCGACCCGGGCACCGGCTGGGACGACGCCGAGGACGAGGACGAGGACGACGAGGAGGCGGATGTGGACGCGCTGTCCGATGTCCGCATCGAGTTCGACTCGGGCTCCTGA
- a CDS encoding SpoIIE family protein phosphatase has protein sequence MSYAETPAGPGTPPGGLDDALLKVLFAQSAVGLLVLDPQLRLVRASSLVEGAGTEEYIGLPFTEAFRLDDPTGCEQLLERVLAGEGPVREHLVRGRLRYVPGGRTFLVSAYRLDGPDGPDGPVLGLLSAVVDVTERERARARRAALGAVRDAVGGSLDVATTCRAFTDALVPRFADLAVIEVVDEVLRGADPPVGPLPPDTPLRRAASGRCETVERDEVIRGHPVGGTRRLPPRTPYALAVADLRPRLVQFTAETSWLDADPDGSRALAETGAHSLIVVPLTLRGAVLGLVSLYRCGAAEPFDEEDVSLARTAATRAALAIDNARRYEREHVIASTVQRRLLPQAERHQAAVETAHVLLPGRDSGCWFDTIALSGARTALVVGGVAGEGLQSAIAMGQLRTVIQALAGLDLEPEEVLARLKETADRLAHERAALPPGDSLQGEELRAGCVYGVYDPFTRTCTVARAGHPAPLIVGADGQRITVDAPEGPGLFADDSALFAPATVTLEEGSLLAFCTAELLADEHAEERITRALARPGRSLQQLGDDIVYALPDDTRSAGAALLLARTGTVSDHRVATWDLAQDRATPATARLLVRDRLQGWGLDEDTVDATELIVSELVTNAVRYGTPPLRLRLLLDTSLTCEVHDGSTASPHLRHAHTVDEGGRGLFIVSRLAAHWGARHGPDGKVLWTEQDLPGGGAHQVC, from the coding sequence GTGTCGTACGCCGAGACCCCGGCCGGACCCGGAACCCCTCCGGGCGGCCTGGACGACGCCCTGCTGAAGGTGCTGTTCGCCCAGAGCGCCGTAGGCCTTCTCGTGCTCGACCCGCAGCTCAGGCTCGTCCGCGCCAGCTCCCTCGTCGAGGGCGCCGGGACCGAGGAGTACATCGGGCTCCCCTTCACCGAGGCCTTCCGGCTCGACGACCCGACCGGCTGCGAACAGCTCCTCGAACGTGTCCTCGCAGGTGAGGGGCCGGTACGCGAGCATCTCGTACGCGGCCGGCTCCGCTACGTCCCCGGCGGCCGGACCTTTCTGGTCTCCGCCTACCGCCTCGACGGCCCGGACGGCCCCGACGGCCCGGTGCTCGGGCTGCTGAGCGCCGTCGTCGATGTCACCGAGCGGGAGCGGGCCCGGGCCAGGCGGGCAGCGCTGGGTGCCGTACGCGACGCGGTCGGCGGCTCGCTGGACGTGGCCACCACCTGCCGGGCCTTCACCGACGCGCTGGTGCCGCGGTTCGCCGATCTCGCCGTCATCGAGGTGGTGGACGAGGTCCTGCGTGGGGCCGACCCGCCGGTGGGCCCGCTGCCGCCCGACACCCCGCTGCGCCGCGCGGCGAGCGGCCGCTGCGAGACCGTCGAGAGGGATGAGGTGATCCGCGGCCACCCGGTCGGCGGGACCCGCCGCCTCCCTCCCCGTACGCCGTACGCGCTCGCCGTCGCCGACCTGCGCCCCCGGCTCGTCCAGTTCACCGCGGAGACCTCCTGGCTGGACGCCGACCCGGACGGCTCCCGCGCCCTCGCGGAGACCGGCGCGCACTCGCTCATCGTCGTGCCCCTCACCCTGCGGGGAGCCGTCCTCGGGCTGGTCAGCCTCTACCGCTGCGGGGCCGCCGAGCCGTTCGACGAGGAGGACGTGTCCCTCGCCCGTACGGCGGCCACCCGCGCGGCCCTCGCCATCGACAACGCCCGCCGGTACGAGCGCGAGCACGTCATCGCCTCCACCGTCCAGCGCCGCCTCCTCCCGCAGGCCGAACGCCACCAGGCCGCCGTGGAGACCGCCCACGTGCTGCTGCCGGGCCGGGACAGCGGCTGCTGGTTCGACACGATCGCGCTCTCCGGCGCCCGTACGGCACTCGTCGTGGGCGGGGTCGCGGGGGAGGGGCTCCAGTCGGCGATCGCCATGGGCCAGCTCCGTACCGTCATCCAGGCACTCGCCGGCCTCGACCTGGAGCCGGAGGAGGTACTGGCCCGTCTCAAGGAGACCGCCGACCGGCTCGCCCACGAGCGCGCGGCCCTGCCCCCGGGCGACTCCCTTCAGGGCGAGGAGCTGCGGGCGGGATGCGTGTACGGGGTCTACGACCCGTTCACCCGCACCTGCACGGTCGCCCGGGCCGGGCACCCCGCGCCCCTGATCGTCGGCGCCGACGGGCAGCGGATCACCGTCGACGCCCCCGAGGGCCCCGGTCTCTTCGCCGACGACAGCGCCCTCTTCGCACCCGCCACCGTCACCCTGGAGGAGGGCAGCCTCCTCGCGTTCTGCACGGCGGAACTGCTCGCCGACGAGCACGCCGAGGAACGCATCACACGGGCCCTGGCCCGCCCCGGCCGCAGCCTCCAGCAGCTGGGCGACGACATCGTGTACGCCCTCCCCGATGACACCCGGTCCGCCGGGGCGGCGCTGCTCCTGGCCCGTACGGGTACGGTCTCCGACCACCGGGTCGCCACCTGGGACCTGGCCCAGGACCGCGCCACCCCCGCCACCGCGCGCCTGCTCGTACGCGACCGGCTCCAGGGCTGGGGGCTGGACGAGGACACCGTCGACGCGACCGAGCTGATCGTCAGCGAACTGGTCACCAACGCCGTCCGCTACGGAACCCCGCCGCTCCGCCTCCGCCTCCTGCTGGACACCAGCCTCACCTGCGAGGTCCACGACGGCTCCACGGCCTCCCCGCACCTGCGCCACGCCCACACGGTCGACGAGGGCGGCCGGGGCCTGTTCATCGTCTCCCGCCTCGCCGCCCACTGGGGAGCCCGGCACGGACCGGACGGCAAGGTGCTGTGGACGGAACAGGACCTTCCGGGCGGCGGTGCGCACCAGGTGTGTTGA
- a CDS encoding HAD family hydrolase has protein sequence MPTPPAYALVATDLDGTLLRPDDTVSARSRAALAVAVSAGARHLIVTGRPVPGIRALVADLAYSGLVVCGQGTQLYDADSARLLRSVTLDREAADTALGKLEAEVGAVFAAVDQDGADGVTLIENGYRMPNPTLPALRVDSRDALLERPVIKVLVRHPELGDDALAAAARGAVGDLASVSMAGPGTVELAPYGVDKGTGIAAAHELLGIGAEGTIAFGDMPNDLPMFRRSGHRVAMGNAHPELRAAADEVTATNAEDGVAEVLERLFG, from the coding sequence ATGCCCACGCCACCCGCATATGCCCTCGTCGCCACCGACCTGGACGGCACCCTGCTGCGCCCGGACGACACCGTCAGCGCCCGCTCCCGCGCAGCCCTCGCCGTCGCCGTCTCCGCCGGGGCCCGGCACCTGATCGTCACCGGGCGGCCGGTCCCCGGGATACGGGCGCTGGTCGCGGACCTGGCGTACAGCGGGCTCGTCGTCTGCGGTCAGGGCACGCAGCTGTACGACGCCGACAGCGCGCGGCTCCTGCGCTCGGTGACCCTGGACCGGGAGGCCGCCGACACCGCGCTCGGCAAGCTGGAAGCTGAGGTCGGGGCGGTGTTCGCGGCCGTGGACCAGGACGGGGCGGACGGCGTCACCCTGATCGAGAACGGCTACCGGATGCCGAATCCGACGCTCCCCGCCCTCCGCGTGGACTCCCGCGACGCCCTGTTGGAGCGGCCCGTCATCAAGGTGCTGGTCCGCCACCCGGAGCTGGGTGACGACGCGCTGGCCGCCGCCGCGCGCGGGGCGGTGGGGGATCTGGCGAGCGTCAGCATGGCGGGGCCCGGGACGGTGGAGCTGGCGCCGTACGGGGTGGACAAGGGGACCGGGATCGCGGCGGCGCACGAGCTGCTGGGGATCGGGGCGGAGGGAACGATCGCGTTCGGTGACATGCCCAACGACCTGCCGATGTTCCGCCGTTCCGGCCACCGGGTGGCGATGGGCAACGCACACCCCGAGTTGCGGGCGGCGGCGGACGAGGTGACGGCGACGAACGCGGAGGACGGGGTGGCGGAGGTGCTGGAGCGACTGTTCGGCTGA